CCACCATGTCGACCTCGTAGAGATCGGGCAGGGGGAGCAGGCCGCGCATCAGCGCGTGCGTCAGGAAGTAGCTCGCGAACGTCGTCAGGTGGGTCAGTGCCGAGCGGGGGTTGATGGACACGACGCGGCCGCTCGCGGAGACGAACGGCTCGTAGGGGATCTCCTCCCGGGCGAGGTAGCCCGTGCAGTTCACCAGCCAGGTCCCGGCCGGCACCGGCCGCTGCGCGCCTGAGCGCAGCTGCAGGAGCGGCCCGTCGGGACCGTCGACGACGTCGACGAGGTAGTCCTTCACGAACTCCGCGACCCCGGTGCGAAGGGTGTCCGCCTCGGCGCGGCTCATCAGGCCCAGGAGGAAGTCGCGCGGGTGGTCGACGGGGGAGAGTCCGCTGCCGCGGAGCAGCCACTGCTGCACCTCCTCCTCGTTGCTCCCGTCGAAGTGGAGCGTGTACGCGATGCCCTGCTGGTTGGGCCGCGTGGCCACCCAGCGTCGCGCGCCGGTCGGGAACCACACGTCCCGGGAGAGGAACGCCGTGCCGCCGCCCACCAGCATGCGTACGTCGCGGCCGGGCTGCTCCTCGAGCAGGGCAAGCGCCGCGTCCATGCCCGACTTGCCACCGCCGATGATCCAGACCGGCGCCTGGTCGCGGGCGATGGCGCCCGTCTTCATCCCGTGATCGTTGGGGGAGATCGACCGCACCGCCCCGCTGGACACCTCGAACGGCGGCTTCGCCTGGACGTCGTACCCGAAGGCCTTGACGAGGCGGTCGCACGTCACGGTGTCCAGGCTCCCGTCGGGAGCGCGCAGCGTCACCTCCACCAGCTCGTCGTGCTCCGCGTGCGCCACGTACTCCCAGCCGAAGCGGGTCTCGACCTGGCTCCGGGACCGGCACACCTCGAGGCAGTACGCCATGTGCGCGAGGACTTCTGCGCGCGTGGCGAGGTGCTCGCGCGGGTGGCCCTGGGTCCACGGGATGTTTCCAGCCGTGAAGAACCCGTGCGGCTGGTGCAGCCGCACGTAGTCGTAGGTGTCGTTCCACATGCCGCCGGGCTGGGGGCGGCGCTCGACCAGGAGGGCGCGACCGGCCGGGCCGAGGACGTCCGTCGCGACGGAGAGTGCGTTGAGGCCGGCGATGCCGGCGCCGAGGACGATCACGTCTCGATGTCCGGTTTGTGCCATGAAATGACGCTAGGGCGCCGCGGCGCCCGAGCGCCAGAGGCCGCGACCCCTGACCGGCCCGTTCTCCAGCCCGGAGGCGCTGCCGACACGTACGTAGGTGCGTGCGCCCAGAAACCTGCGCATCGGCGGCGCGGCAGGGGCGCGGCGGCGAAACCCACTGGCGGCGTACGGGAGAATGGGCGCGCTGTGACTCTCTCCATCACCTACCCGGACCTGCCGGTCAGTGCCCGCCGCGACGACATCGCGGCGGCGATCCGCGACCACCAGGTCGTCGTCGTCGCCGGCGAGACGGGTTCGGGCAAGACCACCCAGCTGCCGAAGATCTGCCTCGAGCTGGGGCGGGGGCAGGGCGGCCGCGACGGCAAGCTGATCGGCCACACCCAGCCGCGTCGCATCGCCGCGCGGTCGGTCGCGGAGCGCATCGCCGAGGAGCTCGGCACGGAGCTCGGAGACGTCGTCGGCTACCAGGTCCGCTTCACCGACCGCACCTCGGCGAGCAGCCGGGTCAAGCTCATGACCGACGGAATCCTGCTCGCGGAGATGCAGCGCGACCGCAAGCTGGAGAAGTACGACACGATCATCATCGATGAGGCGCACGAGCGGTCGCTCAACATCGACTTCCTGCTCGGCTACCTCAAGCGGCTGCTGCCGCAGCGCCCCGACCTCAAGGTCATCGTCACCTCCGCGACGATCGACGTGGAGCGGTTCGCCCACCACTTCGCCGACCCGCGCACGGGCGAGCCCGCCCCCGTGGTCGAGGTCTCCGGTCGCACCTTCCCGGTCGAGGTCCGCTACCGGCCGCTGATGGCGGAGGACCTCGACGCCGAGGGCGAGCCGGTCGTCCGGGACCAGACCGAGGCCATCGTCGCCGCCGTGAAGGAGCTCTCCGCCGAAGGCCCCGGCGACATCCTCTGCTTCCTGCCGGGCGAGCGGGAGATCCGCGACACCGCGGACGCGTTGGCCGCGGCGCTGGGTGTCCGGAAGGACGACAAGCGGGGCCTGGTCGAGATCGTCCCGCTCTTCTCGCGGCTCTCCGCGGCCGACCAGCACAAGGTCTTCGCACCGCACACGGGCCGCCGCATCGTCCTCTCCACGAACGTCGCCGAGACGTCCCTGACCGTCCCCGGCATCAAGTACGTCGTCGACGCCGGCGTCGCGCGCATCTCCCGCTACTCCGCCCGCACCAAGGTGCAGCGCCTGCCGATCGAGCCGATCAGCCAAGCCAGCGCCAACCAGCGGTCCGGTCGCTGCGGCCGCGTCTCCGAGGGCATCGCGATCCGGCTCTACTCCGAGGAGGACTTCCTCGGACGGCCGGAGTTCACCGACCCCGAGATCCTGCGCACGAACCTGGCCAGCGTCATCCTGCAGATGGCCTCGCTGCGCCTCGGTGACATCTCCCGCTTCCCGTTCGTGGAGAAGCCCGACTCGCGCAACGTGCAGGCGGGCGTGCAGCTGCTCGAGGAGCTGGGTGCGCTGTCCACGGCCGGTTCGGTCAGCGCCGACGGGCGCCAGCAGGGACCGCGGCTGACCCGCCTCGGGCAGCGGCTCGCGCGGCTGCCCCTGGACCCGCGCCTGGGCCGGATGATCCTCGAGGCCGAGCGGCTCGGCTGCGTGCGCGAGGTCCTCGTCATCGCGGCGGCCCTGTCCCTCCAGGACCCCCGGGAGCGTCCGGGTGACGACCGGCCGGCCGAGCAGGCGCGGGCGGCGCAGCTGCACGCCCGCTTCAAGGTCGAGGGCTCGGACTTCCTGGCCTGGCTGCAGCTCTGGAACCACCTCAGGACCTCGCAGCGCGAGATGGGCTCGTCGGCCTTCCGCCGGATGTGCCGCGACGAGTTCCTCAACTACCTCCGCGTCCGGGAGTGGCAGGACTTCGAGTCCCAGCTACGCCAGGTGGCCAAGGAGATGAAGGTCGACATCGGGCGTCCCGCCGACGTGCCCGACGCCGATGGCATCCACCAGGCGCTGCTCTCCGGCCTGCTCTCGCACATCGGCGCCCTGGAGGAGCGGGAGAAGAAGGACGTCGCCAAGGGCAAGCGGCCCGGCCCGCGGGAGTACCTCGGCGCGCGCGGCACCCGCTTCGCGATCTTCCCGGGCTCCTCGCTCAAGGGCTCCAGCCCGCAGTTCCTGATGGCCGGCGAGCTGGTCGAGACCGGTCGCCTCTGGGCCCGGCAGAACGCCGCGATCAAGCCCGAGTGGGCCGAGCGGCTCGGCGGCCACCTGGTCAAGCGCAGCTACTCCGAGCCGCGCTGGTCGCGGAAGCGGGCGGCCGTCACGGCGTACGAGAAGGTCACGCTGTACGGCGTCCCGCTGGTCGCCGACCGTCCCGTCAACTACGGGAAGATCGACCCCGAGCTGAGTCGCGAGCTCTTCATCCGGCACGCCCTCGTCTACGGCGAGTGGCACACCCGGCACCGCTTCATGGCCGAGAACAAGCGCCTGCTCGAGGAGGCCGAGGAGCTCGAGCACCGCGCCCGTCGCCGCGACATCGTGGTCGACGAGCACACCCTCTTCGACTTCTACGACGCACGCGTCGGCAAGGAGTGCGTCAGTGGCGCGCACTTCGACACGTGGTGGAAGCAGGCGCGCCAGCGCGACCCGAAGCTGCTCACCTTCGACCCGTCGATGCTCACCCACGACACGGCAGGGGAGGTCGCGGCGAGCGACTTCCCGACCGAGTGGCAGGGAAGCGAGGGCGGTCTCACCTTCAGCATCGGCTACCACTTCGAGCCCGGTGCGAAGGATGACGGCCTCACCATCGACGTGCCGCTCGCGACCCTGAACCGGGTCGAGGCCGAGGAGTTCTCCTGGCTGGTCCCGGGCCTGCGCGAGGAGCTCGTGACCTCCCTGATCCGCAGCCTGCCCAAGCAGCTCCGGGTGAGCCTGGTGCCGGCCCCGAACCACGCCCGCGCCTTCCTCGACGCCGTGCCGCCGGGTGAGGAGCCGCTGCTGGACGCCCTCGAGCGACACGTCCGCGCCACCGTCGGGGTCGTCGTGCCACGCGACGCCTGGGACTGGTCGAAGGTGCCCGACCACCTCAAGCCGACCTACCGCGTCGTCGACGAGAAGGGGCGCGAGCAGGGGCGTGGCAAGGACCTCGAGGCGCTCAAGGCGCCGCTGCGCCCGAAGTTCGCAGCCGCCATGGCCGAGGTCGCCGAGCAGTCCGGCATCAGCGTCACCGGGCAGACCGGCTGGACCTTCGACGTCATCGAGAAGTCCTTCACCCAGACGCGCGCCGGCCACGAGGTCCGCGGCTTCCCGGCGCTCGTCGACGAGGGCAGCACCGTCGGACTGCAGGTCTACGGTTCCGAGGACGAGCAGCTCGCCCGTCACCGCCTCGGCGTACGCCGCCTGCTGCAGCTCGAGCTGCCCGACCCGACGAAGAAGATCGTCGACGGCTTCGGCAACCTGGAGAAGCTCGCGCTGGCGGGCTCGCCGTACCCGACCGTCGCCGAGCTGCTCGAGGACTGCCGGGCCGCCGTGCTCCAGCAGCACGTCGACGCCCGGCCGCCCGTCCGCACCCCCGAGGAGTACGCCGCGCTGAAGGCCGCCGCGGGTGGCGACCTCGAGGCCCGCATCCGCGCCGTGCTCGACGACGTGATGCGGGTGCTGGAAGCAACGCGCACGGTCGACCGCCTCCTCTCGGGTAGGGCTGACATGACCACCCTGCCCGCGCTCACCGACATGAAGGCCCAGCTCGCGCGCCTCGTCCACAGGGGCTTCGTGGCGGAGAAGGGCACGGCCTGGCTGCGCCGGATGCCGGTGCAGCTGATGGCGCTCCAGCAGCGCCGCGAGAAGCTGGAGGCGCAGGTCACCCGCGACCGCCAGCTCATGGACACCATCGGCGACCTGCAGGAGGCCTACCTGCACCGGCTCGCGGCCCTGCCCGACGGCCGTCCGCCGGGGGAGCAGCTGCGCCAGGTCGGCTGGATGCTGGAGGAGTACCGCGTCTCCCTGTGGGCGCAGCAGTACGGCACGGCCTTCCCTGTCAGCGACGCGCGGATCAGGAAGGCGCTCGGATGAGCCGACAGCACCATCGCCCGATGTTTCCCGGCGACCGGTTCTTCGACGCGATCGAGCGCGGCATCGACCCGGCGGCAGTGACCGAGGCCGCCGAGGTGGCGGCGGCCGTCCTGGTGCGCGGCGCCCGGGCAGCGGGCGACGAGGTGACCGCACAGCGTGTCCTCACGCTCGCCGACACCGAAGGCATGGAGACGCTCGCCGAGCTCTGGTCCCACGCGCCCGCCCACACGCTCGCCGGATGCCTGTGGCGGCTCTACCTGCTCCGCGGATGGGTGCACGCCGCGCCGCTCTCCGCCGCCGAGGAGTACGACGCCGGCCACCGTGTCGCCGAGGTCGCCCGGGTCGTCGCCGGTGTCTCCGAACCGCCCGGCCCCGACGAGGTGCGGCTGATGGTCGACGACGTCCTGCGGGGCATCGTCCGCACGGACTTCGCCGACGTGCTGCTGCGCGCTGCGGCGTTCTCCCGGGTGGTCGCGGTGGGCCGGGCTGCCCTCGGTCGCGGCAACGACAGCGCGATCCTCACCCTCAGCGAGCAGCTCGAGGCCGCCGCGCACATCGAGCTCGACCACGGCCTGGCCTGAGCGCGGCACGGTCCTCGTCTCGGCACGGGCCTCGTCTCGGCACAGGCCCCGTCTCGGCGGTGTGTGTGCGCCGGACCGGGAGCGCCTCACGGCGCGTGGCCGCTCGCAGCGGCTGATTTTGGGACCCGGGGCTGCCACGGCCCGGCGCACCAGAGAAGTGTAGGTCAGCGCCCGGCATGCGGCCACGCCCTAAGGTCGTGACGTGGAGCCCATCTACGCACCCGAGGCAGACGGCGGGCCCGACCCGGGTGAGGTCGTCTGGGCCTGGGTCCCGTACGAGGAGGACCCGACACGCGGCAAGGACCGTCCGGTCGTCGTGCTGGCGCGCGAGGGTGACTCCTGGCTCGCGCTGCCGATGACGTCGAAGGACCACGACCGCGACGAGGCCCAGGAGGCCTCCGTCGGCCGGCACTGGATGGACGTCGGCACCGGGCCGTGGGACCACCGCGGCCGCCCGAGCGAGGTCCGGCTGGACCGTCTGCTCCGCCTGCCGGCCTCGGCCGTACGCCGGGAGGGTGCGGCGCTCGCCCCCGAGGTCTTCGCCGCGGTGGTCGCGGCGGCCGCGCCGTACCTCACACCTGACGCCCCTGTCTGACGACCTCGTGCCCGCTAGGGTGGTGCGCGCTCTACTCGATGACCTGATGAGGAGGCCTGCGGCCGTGAGGCGTTCGGTTCTGGTGGCTGCGACGACGGTCGTCGCCACGGTCGTTGCCGGTTGTTCCTCTGACGCGTCGCCGCAGCCGACGCCGTCCGCGACGAGTGCCAGCGGCACCCCGACGGGTGCACCGACGAAGATCTCCTTCCTCGCCTACGGCGCCCCCGCGGAGGTAAAGGCCTACCGCGCGATGGTGCAGAGCTACAACGTCGCGAACCCCGACGTGAAGGTGAGCCTGGTCGAGGTCGCCAGTGCGGATGCCGCCGTGCGGCGGCTGCAGGCGGGCCACGTCCCCGACGTCTTCCTGATGTCGCGGCGCGACCTGAGCGCCGTCGTCGAGGCCGGGCTCAACCAGCACATCGACGAGCTCCTCGACTCGCGCGGAGTCGACTTCACCGATGACTACAAGCGCGACAGCATCCGGGCCTTCTCCCACGACGAGCACCTCGAGTGCATGCCGTACGGCATCTCGCCGATGGTCATGTACTACAACACCAACCTCGTCGACTTCTCCGAGATGCAGGAGGAGAAGCTGCCGGCGCCCACGAGCCACGCGACCTGGACGTGGGACCAGTTCGCCGCGGCGGCGAAGTTCGGCAGCCGCTACGGGGCGAAGGGCGTCTACATCGACCCCTCGCTGCTCGGCATCGCACCGTTCGTGTACTCCGGCGGCGGTTCGCTCTTCGACGATGACCGCGAGCCGTCGCGCCTCGACCTCGAGTCGGGCAGCAGCCTCGATGCGCTGACCAAGGCGATGGAGCTGCTGCGCCAGGGTGCGGTCACGCCGACGCCGCGCCAGCTGCGTTCCTCCAGCGCCCTGCAGATGTTCAAGGACGGCAAGCTCGCGATGATCGCCGGCTTCCGCACCCTGACGCCCGAGCTGCGCAAGACCCCGGGCCTCAGCTTCGACGTGATGCCGATGCCGGCCCTGCCCGACGACCGCACGGTCGGCGACGCGAGTGGCCTGTGCATCTCGGCGAAGGCGGTCAACACCAGCGCTGCGGCCGACTTCGTCGTCCACGCCATCGGCAAGGACGCGGTCAGCCAGGTGGCTGCCGCCGGCTACATGGTCCCGACCAACACCGCGGTCTCCGAGTCCGACGCGTTCCTGCAGAAGGACCGGATGCCGGCGCACGCCTACGTCTTCAACCGCTCGGTCAAGGACATCGTGACCCTGCCGCTGATCGACGGCTGGCCGGCGCTCGAGAAGGCCGTCCACAGCGACATCTACCAGCTCTTCTACAACCGCGTGATCGACATCGAGGGGCTGGCGAAGAAGATCGACGAGGAGTCGAAGGCAGTCCTGTCGCCTCCGGCGCCGTCGACCTCGCCGACGCCCACGGCATCCGCGACCAGCTGACCTCCGGGCCCACCACGGAGGGCCCGCTGCCCATGCTCAGGCAGGCGGTTCGACGTCGCCGGCGATGATCGCGTCGCGCAGCAGTGGTGCGGTCAGCTCGACCTGCCAGGGCCGGGCGCCGTACGCCGCGAGCTGCTCGCCGACGGCGTCCAGCAGCTCCTCGGGCTGACGCGTGCGCGGCGGGGTCCACAGCAGGCGACGGAGGAAGTCAGGGGTGAGCAGCTGCTCGACGGGGGTGTTGACCTTCTCGCCGAGGGCGGTGATCGCGTCACGGGCGATGGCCAGGCGTCGGGCCGCGACGGGGTCCTTCTCGGCCCAGGCACGGGGGACCGGCGGGCCGTCGCCGCGCAGGGTCCGGGGTGGCAGCGCCGACTCCGGCAGTGCCGCGGCCTCGCGGATCGCCGCCACCCAGCGGGTCGAGTAGCGCTCCGCGCCGCGGCCGTGGAAGCCCTTGATCGCCAGGAGGGCAGCGCGGTCGTGCGGCATCGCGATGGCGGCCTCGACGATCGCGGAGTCGGGGATGATCTTGCCGGGGGTCACGTCCCGCTCGGCGGCGATCTCGTTGCGCGCCTCCCAGAGCAGCTTGACCGCGGCCAGGCCGTGGCGGCTCCGGACCCGGTGCATCTGCGACGTGCGGCGCCACGGGTCGACGCGCACGGTCGGGGTGAAGCCGAGCAGGTGCTCGAACTCCTGGCGTGCCCACTCCGCCTTGCCGGCCTCCTCGAGGGCAGTGGCCATGAGGGCGCGCAGCTCGACGAGGACCTCGACGTCGAGGGCGGCGTACTCGAGCCAGGACTCGGGCAGGGGGCGCTTCGACCAGTCGGCGGCCGAGTGCTCCTTGCGCATGCGCTGGCCGAGCAGCTCCTCCACCAGGGTGGCCAGGCCGACGCGCGGGTAGCCGAGGAGGCGACCGGCGAGCTCGGTGTCGAAGAGCGATGCCGGGCGGAGGCCGATCTCCGCGAGACAGGCGAGGTCCTGTGTCGCCGCGTGCAGGATCCACTCGGTGCCCTCGAGCGCGGCGATGAGTGGCGCCATGTCGAGGCCGATCGGGTCGACCAGGGCGGTGCCGGCCCCCTCCCGGCGCAGCTGCACCAGGTAGGCGCGCGCGGAGTAGCGGTAGCCGGAGGCGCGTTCGGCGTCGATCGCGACCGGCCCGGTGCCGGCGGCGAGCGCGGCGGCGTAGGCGGTCAGCGCCTCATCGGTCTCGATGACCGGGGTGAGGCCGTCGCGCAGCGTCAGCAGGGGAGCTGGTGCGGCCTCGACGATCTCGTCATCGGCGCCGGGGGTGCCCGTGGTGGGCTCGGAGTCAGTCACGCTCAGCGCTGCCCTCGTCGACTCGGCATGGCGGTGACGCCCTCGGGGACCGGTTCCAGGCCGACGGCGGTGCAGAGCAGCTCGGCCCAGGCCTCGACATGGGAGGCGATGTCGAGCGTGTCGGGGGTCCAGGACGCACGGATCTCGAGCTGCGCCGACCCCTCGTCCTCGGCCATGCCGCCGAAGCTCTCGGTGGCGACCCGCGTCACCGTGCCCGACGCGGCGTGGAACGACGCCCCGTGGGCCTCCAGTGCCTCGGTCAGCCAGGCCCAGCCGACCTCGGCCAGCAGGGGGTCGGTGATCATCGTCGGGTCGATCTCGGCGCGCGCGTAGGCGACGCAGCGGTAGGTGCCGTCCCAGGCGTCGTTGCCCGCCGGATCGTGCAGCAGGATGATCCGGCCGGTGCCGAGGTCCTCCTCGTCGACGGTCACGTCGGCACTCAGCGCGGCGGCGTACGGCGCGATCCGCTGCGGCGCCGGCATGTCCTCGCAGAAGACCTCGCTGCGCAGCTTCGCGGACCGCATGCTCGCCACGGCGAGCCGGAACTCCTCGGGCTGAAGTGGCGCGCCCTGCGTCGGGGGCGTCTCCTGACGGACGACCATGCGGCCCAGCGTAGGACTGGTCACACCTCGTCGATGCCCTGCCACGCCGCGTCACCTGCGAGGATTGCCCTGTGACCCCCACGACTTCCGCCACGCCCGCGAACCCGGCGTACGACTCCGCTTTCCTCCGGGCCGCCCGCGGTGAGTCCGTGCCGCACACGCCGGTCTGGTTCATGCGGCAGGCGGGTCGCTCGCTGCCGGAGTACCTCAAGGTCCGTGAGGGCATCGGGATGCTCGAGTCCTGCATGGACGCGGACCTGATCACCGAGATCACCCTCCAGCCGGTCCGTCGCTACGGCGTCGACGCGGCCATCTTCTTCTCCGACATCGTCCTGCCGCTCAAGGCCGTCGGCGTCGACCTCGACATCAAGCCGGGCGTCGGCCCGGTCGTCGCGAAGCCGGTGCGCACCCTTGCCGACGTCGAGGCGATCCCGGACCTCGCGCCGGAGCACCTGCCGTTCATCACGCAGGCAGTGCAGAACCTCGTCGCCGAGCTCGGCACGACCCCGCTGATCGGCTTCGCCGGCGCGCCGTTCACCGTGGCGAGCTACCTGGTCGAGGGCGGTCCGTCGCGGGAGTACGCGAAGACCAAGGCGATGATGTTCGGCGCCCCCGAGGTGTGGGACGCCCTGATGCAGAAGATCGCCCAGATCTCCGCCGGCTTCCTCGAGGTGCAGGTAGCGGCCGGCGCCTCGGCCGTGCAGCTCTTCGATTCCTGGGCCGGTGCCGTCAACCGTGACGACTACGTCAGCTTCGTGCAGCCCTACTCGGCGCGTGTGCTCGCCCAGATCGGCGAGACCGGTGTGCCGAGGATCCACTTCGGCGTGAACTCCGGGGAGCTGCTCGACCTGATGGGCGACGCGGGCGCGGATGTCGTCGGCGTCGACTGGCGCGTGAAGTTCGAGGACGGCATCAAGCGGATCGGCCCGGACCGCGGCGTCCAGGGCAACCTCGACAACACGCTGGTCTTCGCGCCCGACGAGGTGATGTTCGCCCGGGCCGCCGAGGTGATCGAGGCCGGCAAGGCGGCGAAGGGCCACATCTTCAACCTCGGCCACGGCGTCATCCCGTCGACCAACCCGGACCAGCTGGCGAAGCTGACCGACTTCGTCCACGCGTACCCGCGGGGCTGACCCTCACGCGGCGCGCAGCGAGCGCGCCTGCCGGATCAGTGCCTCGATGAGGCCGCGCGATGCGTCCGTCGCGCCCTCGCGCTGGCGGTGCAGGAGCAGCAGGCGTACGCCGGCAGGGCTGTCGCGGATCGGCCGGGTCGTGATCAGCCCGGTCCGGGCGAGCGGGTCGCCGTCGACGCTGTAGTCCGGCAGCACGGTCAGGCCGATCCCTTCGGCGACCATGAGCTTGCCCATCTCGGCGCCGTCGGTGCTGTGCCAGGTGCGGGGCAGGTCGCCATCGAAGAGGCGGTGCGCGTAGCGGTGCATGAGGTAGCCCGCGCGCATCCCGACGAACGGTTCCCCGCGCAGGTCGTCCGCACCCACGTCCGGCCCCTCGGCCAGCGGGTGGCCGGCCGGGAGCACGGCCACCGGTCGCCCCCGCTTCAGCTCGTACGCCGCCAGGCCGGCGGGCACGTCGTCGCCGTCGAGGAGGTTGACCAGCCCGAAGTCGAGGCCGCCTTCGAGCAGGCCGAGGACGATCTCGTGCTGCTGCAGGGTCCGCAGCTCGATCGAGGTCTGGGGCCGGTCCTCGCGCAGCCGCTGGACGGCCGGCAGCAGCAGCACGCTGGTCGCCGCGTGGACCGAGCCGATCCGCAGCGTGTGGCTGGCGGCCGCCTCCCCGGCCGCGGCGGACCGGAGCCGGTCCACCGCCTCCAGCACGTCGGTCATCCGGGGGAGGAGCTCCCGGCCCGCGGCGCTCAGCCGCGCCCCGGACCGCTGGCGCTCCAGCAGCT
The sequence above is a segment of the Nocardioides jiangxiensis genome. Coding sequences within it:
- a CDS encoding FAD-dependent oxidoreductase, translated to MAQTGHRDVIVLGAGIAGLNALSVATDVLGPAGRALLVERRPQPGGMWNDTYDYVRLHQPHGFFTAGNIPWTQGHPREHLATRAEVLAHMAYCLEVCRSRSQVETRFGWEYVAHAEHDELVEVTLRAPDGSLDTVTCDRLVKAFGYDVQAKPPFEVSSGAVRSISPNDHGMKTGAIARDQAPVWIIGGGKSGMDAALALLEEQPGRDVRMLVGGGTAFLSRDVWFPTGARRWVATRPNQQGIAYTLHFDGSNEEEVQQWLLRGSGLSPVDHPRDFLLGLMSRAEADTLRTGVAEFVKDYLVDVVDGPDGPLLQLRSGAQRPVPAGTWLVNCTGYLAREEIPYEPFVSASGRVVSINPRSALTHLTTFASYFLTHALMRGLLPLPDLYEVDMVAGTKEAKAAGGVLALTATLYNISVFFDALPMSVFLNNRLDFDGWLPPARVAAGSLRFMATHHRVRARHRAALDAFGARGIRSGPLSPDRA
- a CDS encoding HRDC domain-containing protein, with amino-acid sequence MTDSEPTTGTPGADDEIVEAAPAPLLTLRDGLTPVIETDEALTAYAAALAAGTGPVAIDAERASGYRYSARAYLVQLRREGAGTALVDPIGLDMAPLIAALEGTEWILHAATQDLACLAEIGLRPASLFDTELAGRLLGYPRVGLATLVEELLGQRMRKEHSAADWSKRPLPESWLEYAALDVEVLVELRALMATALEEAGKAEWARQEFEHLLGFTPTVRVDPWRRTSQMHRVRSRHGLAAVKLLWEARNEIAAERDVTPGKIIPDSAIVEAAIAMPHDRAALLAIKGFHGRGAERYSTRWVAAIREAAALPESALPPRTLRGDGPPVPRAWAEKDPVAARRLAIARDAITALGEKVNTPVEQLLTPDFLRRLLWTPPRTRQPEELLDAVGEQLAAYGARPWQVELTAPLLRDAIIAGDVEPPA
- a CDS encoding DUF3000 domain-containing protein is translated as MVVRQETPPTQGAPLQPEEFRLAVASMRSAKLRSEVFCEDMPAPQRIAPYAAALSADVTVDEEDLGTGRIILLHDPAGNDAWDGTYRCVAYARAEIDPTMITDPLLAEVGWAWLTEALEAHGASFHAASGTVTRVATESFGGMAEDEGSAQLEIRASWTPDTLDIASHVEAWAELLCTAVGLEPVPEGVTAMPSRRGQR
- the hemE gene encoding uroporphyrinogen decarboxylase; translation: MTPTTSATPANPAYDSAFLRAARGESVPHTPVWFMRQAGRSLPEYLKVREGIGMLESCMDADLITEITLQPVRRYGVDAAIFFSDIVLPLKAVGVDLDIKPGVGPVVAKPVRTLADVEAIPDLAPEHLPFITQAVQNLVAELGTTPLIGFAGAPFTVASYLVEGGPSREYAKTKAMMFGAPEVWDALMQKIAQISAGFLEVQVAAGASAVQLFDSWAGAVNRDDYVSFVQPYSARVLAQIGETGVPRIHFGVNSGELLDLMGDAGADVVGVDWRVKFEDGIKRIGPDRGVQGNLDNTLVFAPDEVMFARAAEVIEAGKAAKGHIFNLGHGVIPSTNPDQLAKLTDFVHAYPRG
- a CDS encoding ABC transporter substrate-binding protein, with protein sequence MRRSVLVAATTVVATVVAGCSSDASPQPTPSATSASGTPTGAPTKISFLAYGAPAEVKAYRAMVQSYNVANPDVKVSLVEVASADAAVRRLQAGHVPDVFLMSRRDLSAVVEAGLNQHIDELLDSRGVDFTDDYKRDSIRAFSHDEHLECMPYGISPMVMYYNTNLVDFSEMQEEKLPAPTSHATWTWDQFAAAAKFGSRYGAKGVYIDPSLLGIAPFVYSGGGSLFDDDREPSRLDLESGSSLDALTKAMELLRQGAVTPTPRQLRSSSALQMFKDGKLAMIAGFRTLTPELRKTPGLSFDVMPMPALPDDRTVGDASGLCISAKAVNTSAAADFVVHAIGKDAVSQVAAAGYMVPTNTAVSESDAFLQKDRMPAHAYVFNRSVKDIVTLPLIDGWPALEKAVHSDIYQLFYNRVIDIEGLAKKIDEESKAVLSPPAPSTSPTPTASATS
- the hrpA gene encoding ATP-dependent RNA helicase HrpA, yielding MTLSITYPDLPVSARRDDIAAAIRDHQVVVVAGETGSGKTTQLPKICLELGRGQGGRDGKLIGHTQPRRIAARSVAERIAEELGTELGDVVGYQVRFTDRTSASSRVKLMTDGILLAEMQRDRKLEKYDTIIIDEAHERSLNIDFLLGYLKRLLPQRPDLKVIVTSATIDVERFAHHFADPRTGEPAPVVEVSGRTFPVEVRYRPLMAEDLDAEGEPVVRDQTEAIVAAVKELSAEGPGDILCFLPGEREIRDTADALAAALGVRKDDKRGLVEIVPLFSRLSAADQHKVFAPHTGRRIVLSTNVAETSLTVPGIKYVVDAGVARISRYSARTKVQRLPIEPISQASANQRSGRCGRVSEGIAIRLYSEEDFLGRPEFTDPEILRTNLASVILQMASLRLGDISRFPFVEKPDSRNVQAGVQLLEELGALSTAGSVSADGRQQGPRLTRLGQRLARLPLDPRLGRMILEAERLGCVREVLVIAAALSLQDPRERPGDDRPAEQARAAQLHARFKVEGSDFLAWLQLWNHLRTSQREMGSSAFRRMCRDEFLNYLRVREWQDFESQLRQVAKEMKVDIGRPADVPDADGIHQALLSGLLSHIGALEEREKKDVAKGKRPGPREYLGARGTRFAIFPGSSLKGSSPQFLMAGELVETGRLWARQNAAIKPEWAERLGGHLVKRSYSEPRWSRKRAAVTAYEKVTLYGVPLVADRPVNYGKIDPELSRELFIRHALVYGEWHTRHRFMAENKRLLEEAEELEHRARRRDIVVDEHTLFDFYDARVGKECVSGAHFDTWWKQARQRDPKLLTFDPSMLTHDTAGEVAASDFPTEWQGSEGGLTFSIGYHFEPGAKDDGLTIDVPLATLNRVEAEEFSWLVPGLREELVTSLIRSLPKQLRVSLVPAPNHARAFLDAVPPGEEPLLDALERHVRATVGVVVPRDAWDWSKVPDHLKPTYRVVDEKGREQGRGKDLEALKAPLRPKFAAAMAEVAEQSGISVTGQTGWTFDVIEKSFTQTRAGHEVRGFPALVDEGSTVGLQVYGSEDEQLARHRLGVRRLLQLELPDPTKKIVDGFGNLEKLALAGSPYPTVAELLEDCRAAVLQQHVDARPPVRTPEEYAALKAAAGGDLEARIRAVLDDVMRVLEATRTVDRLLSGRADMTTLPALTDMKAQLARLVHRGFVAEKGTAWLRRMPVQLMALQQRREKLEAQVTRDRQLMDTIGDLQEAYLHRLAALPDGRPPGEQLRQVGWMLEEYRVSLWAQQYGTAFPVSDARIRKALG
- a CDS encoding LysR family transcriptional regulator translates to MRIEQLQYVLAVTEHGSVRRAAERLHVSQPAMSDALARLERELGVELLERQRSGARLSAAGRELLPRMTDVLEAVDRLRSAAAGEAAASHTLRIGSVHAATSVLLLPAVQRLREDRPQTSIELRTLQQHEIVLGLLEGGLDFGLVNLLDGDDVPAGLAAYELKRGRPVAVLPAGHPLAEGPDVGADDLRGEPFVGMRAGYLMHRYAHRLFDGDLPRTWHSTDGAEMGKLMVAEGIGLTVLPDYSVDGDPLARTGLITTRPIRDSPAGVRLLLLHRQREGATDASRGLIEALIRQARSLRAA
- a CDS encoding type II toxin-antitoxin system PemK/MazF family toxin; this encodes MEPIYAPEADGGPDPGEVVWAWVPYEEDPTRGKDRPVVVLAREGDSWLALPMTSKDHDRDEAQEASVGRHWMDVGTGPWDHRGRPSEVRLDRLLRLPASAVRREGAALAPEVFAAVVAAAAPYLTPDAPV